One genomic window of Nicotiana sylvestris chromosome 10, ASM39365v2, whole genome shotgun sequence includes the following:
- the LOC104245769 gene encoding nucleobase-ascorbate transporter 7-like: MAGGGAAPPPKQDENIPHPVKDQLPNVSYCITSPPPWPEAILLGFQHYIVMLGTTVLIPSTLVPQMGGGKEEKAKVIQTLLFVAGLNTLTQTLFGTRLPAVIGGSYTFVPTTLSIVLAGRYSDVLTPQEKFEKIMRGIQGAMIVASTLQIVIGFSGLWRNVTRFISPLSTIPLVALSGFGLYEFGFPLVAKCVEIGLPQLIVLLIFSQYIPHMMKGDRHVFDRFAVIFSVVIVWVYAHILTVAGTYKNSPMKTQLSCRTDRAGIISGSPWIRVPYPFQWGAPTFDAGEAFAMMAASLVALVESTGTFFAVSRYASATPIPPSVLSRGVGWQGVGILFSGIFGTGNGSSVSPENAGLLALTRVGSRRVIQISAGFMIFFSILGKFGAVFASIPAPIVAALYCLFFAYVGSAGLSFLQFCNLNSFRTKFILGFSVFMGLSIPQYFNEYTAINGYGPVHTRARWFNDMINVPFSSEPFVAGLLALFLDVSLHKKDAATRKDRGMPWWDKFKSFKTDTRSEEFYSLPFNLNKFFPSV; this comes from the exons atggCAGGAGGTGGAGCAGCACCACCACCAAAACAAGATGAGAATATACCACATCCTGTGAAAGATCAGCTTCCTAATGTTTCTTACTGCATCACCAGTCCTCCTCCTTGGC CTGAGGCCATATTACTTGGTTTCCAACATTACATTGTTATGCTTGGCACAACTGTACTCATTCCTTCAACTCTGGTTCCCCAAATGGGGGGTGGAAAA GAAGAGAAAGCAAAGGTGATTCAAACATTGCTCTTTGTTGCTGGTTTGAATACACTAACTCAGACTTTGTTTGGTACAAGACTACCTGCTGTTATCGGAGGCTCTTATACTTTTGTGCCAACAACACTTTCGATTGTCTTGGCTGGTCGATATAGTGATGTTTTGACCCCTCAGGAG AAATTTGAGAAGATAATGCGAGGGATTCAAGGTGCTATGATTGTAGCTTCAACTCTTCAGATTGTTATTGGCTTTAGTGGCCTATGGCGGAATGTGACAAG GTTCATCAGTCCACTCTCCACAATTCCATTGGTAGCTCTATCAGGATTTGGATTATACGAATTTGGCTTTCCTCTG gtGGCAAAATGTGTGGAAATTGGATTGCCACAGCTTATCGTTCTCTTAATCTTTTCACAG TACATACCCCATATGATGAAAGGGGATAGGCATGTCTTTGATCGGTTTGCTGTTATATTCTCTGTCGTGATTGTATGGGTCTATGCTCACATTCTCACTGTCGCTGGAACTTACAAAAATTCACCAATGAAGACTCAACTTAGCTGTAGAACTGATCGTGCGGGAATTATCAGTGGATCTCCATG GATTAGAGTTCCATATCCATTTCAATGGGGAGCTCCCACATTTGATGCTGGAGAAGCATTTGCAATGATGGCGGCTTCACTTGTTGCTCTTGTCGAG TCTACTGGTACCTTCTTTGCCGTGTCAAGGTATGCCAGTGCAACTCCTATACCTCCTTCTGTCCTTAGCCGTGGTGTCGGTTGGCAG GGTGTGGGCATATTGTTCTCAGGAATATTTGGAACCGGAAATGGCTCATCTGTATCTCC AGAAAATGCTGGCTTACTCGCATTAACCCGTGTTGGGAGCAGGAGAGTGATTCAGATATCTGCTGGTTTCATGATCTTCTTCTCAATTCTTG GGAAATTCGGAGCTGTCTTTGCCTCAATCCCTGCACCAATAGTTGCAGCATTGTATTGTCTCTTCTTTGCCTATGTTG GTTCAGCTGGTCTCAGTTTTCTCCAGTTCTGCAATTTAAACAGCTTTAGAACAAAGTTCATTCTAGGATTCTCAGTTTTCATGGGCTTATCTATTCCACAGTACTTCAATGAATATACAGCAATAAATGGATATGGTCCTGTTCATACTAGAGCTAGATGG TTCAATGACATGATCAATGTGCCCTTCTCGTCGGAACCATTTGTTGCTGGTTTATTGGCATTATTCCTAGATGTATCACTGCATAAAAAAGACGCCGCAACACGGAAGGATAGGGGCATGCCATGGTGGGATAAGTTCAAGTCATTCAAGACAGATACAAGAAGTGAAGAGTTTTACTCATTGCCCTTCAATCTCAACAAGTTTTTTCCCTCTGTATGA